One genomic window of Desmospora activa DSM 45169 includes the following:
- a CDS encoding sirohydrochlorin chelatase produces MHSAETGVLVIAHGSRSQRWVQLVEEAAAAVNSPHPLTVGYLELVEGRSIADGVRQLERKGVQRILAVPLFVSSGSTHLEEIQYALGVIEKSHIETELERINPQVPITWTTAMDDHKLVESILAERIAALSTQPEKEALLLVAHGSEKPGFRQVWEEGLAALTTRLNQRFSFAEADYAMLRLGDVREKAERLSRHRTCLVAPVFLSPGYFTEKVVPAELNGLPCRYRGETYLPHPDVSRWVEEVIGKRR; encoded by the coding sequence ATGCATTCCGCTGAAACAGGTGTACTGGTTATTGCCCATGGTTCCAGGAGTCAACGTTGGGTTCAGTTGGTAGAGGAAGCCGCTGCGGCCGTAAACAGCCCTCATCCGCTTACCGTCGGTTATTTGGAATTGGTGGAAGGACGAAGCATCGCCGATGGGGTGCGACAGCTGGAGCGGAAAGGAGTCCAACGGATTTTGGCCGTTCCCCTGTTTGTCTCCTCAGGTAGCACTCATTTAGAAGAAATTCAGTATGCCCTCGGTGTAATTGAGAAATCCCATATCGAGACGGAACTGGAACGGATCAACCCACAGGTGCCGATCACATGGACCACAGCGATGGATGATCATAAGTTGGTAGAGTCGATTTTAGCGGAGCGCATAGCGGCATTGTCGACACAACCGGAGAAGGAAGCGTTGTTGCTAGTCGCTCACGGCAGCGAGAAACCAGGCTTCCGGCAGGTGTGGGAGGAAGGATTGGCCGCTTTAACGACCCGTTTAAATCAGCGCTTTTCCTTCGCAGAAGCGGATTATGCCATGCTGCGGTTAGGGGATGTCAGGGAGAAGGCGGAACGGTTAAGCCGTCACCGAACCTGCTTGGTGGCCCCGGTTTTTCTAAGCCCGGGCTATTTTACGGAAAAAGTGGTACCCGCAGAATTAAACGGCCTCCCTTGTCGCTATCGCGGGGAGACCTACCTCCCGCATCCCGATGTCA